One window of Ignavibacteria bacterium genomic DNA carries:
- a CDS encoding SDR family oxidoreductase, with product MKHHKNKVLAFRPVVWITGASRGIGKELAKQFASIGCIVALSSRNEKELLKLEKEIVSVDGIAKSFPCDITTVKSVFQIHKKIQKELGEIEVLINNAGVTVFKSLEKTTVKEFDEVFAVNLRGMFLCMKVVLPSMLKRKKGWIFNILSTASRTTFINSGAYSASKAGGMMLGNVLREEVRNKNICVVNVFPGATKTKMWNEADRKKYSSRMMSPKSVAESVLQVYRFPSDVVCEEIVLRPIKGDI from the coding sequence ATTACCGGTGCAAGCAGAGGAATTGGAAAAGAACTTGCGAAACAATTTGCCTCCATTGGATGTATCGTTGCTCTTTCTTCCCGCAATGAAAAAGAATTGCTGAAACTTGAAAAAGAAATTGTTTCCGTTGATGGAATTGCAAAAAGCTTTCCATGCGATATTACGACGGTAAAATCTGTTTTTCAAATTCACAAAAAAATTCAAAAAGAATTGGGAGAAATTGAAGTTCTTATCAATAATGCAGGCGTTACCGTTTTCAAATCATTAGAAAAAACTACTGTAAAAGAATTTGATGAAGTTTTTGCTGTGAATTTGCGGGGAATGTTTTTGTGTATGAAAGTAGTTCTCCCTTCGATGTTGAAAAGAAAAAAAGGATGGATTTTCAATATACTATCTACTGCGTCGAGAACAACATTTATCAATAGCGGAGCGTATTCTGCTTCGAAAGCGGGAGGGATGATGTTGGGAAATGTTTTACGGGAAGAAGTGCGCAATAAAAATATTTGTGTTGTCAATGTTTTTCCCGGCGCTACTAAAACGAAAATGTGGAATGAAGCAGATAGAAAAAAATATTCTTCACGAATGATGTCGCCAAAATCAGTTGCTGAATCTGTATTGCAAGTTTATCGTTTTCCATCCGATGTTGTGTGTGAGGAAATAGTTCTGCGACCGATAAAAGGTGATATATAA
- a CDS encoding serine/threonine-protein phosphatase, which translates to MHLRKLYYTIEQFASIEYKSDVELLSHVLKNIVRNEDIQIKGGRLWKFDARKGVYCLIAQVGEIDRVRNNFELSALDYPMFLDLVNKRTILATETNKYLRRKGIYKYSATGVGEVVKWKKHSVFPYVLAFNSEYINEAMLQTMNVIGSSLTSILQKRKNERTAKEFERDLDQARIIQRRILPEHECTFHNYNLYGISIADRVVGGDFFDYVQSDESDRLAIMIGDAASKGLSAAAQALYTSGALRMGIVHQTKISVLLSRTNKLLNKTFADERFVSLFFGELTNDKNGLLVYSNAGHNNPVLLHTHKQKVEFLETTSQVLGPFPEAHFQTESTLIHPNDILLLYTDGIIEASNDEGKFYGESRLIEKLFELQKCSAKEICQLTIEDVEKFSANGSASDDKTIVIVKREK; encoded by the coding sequence ATGCATCTACGAAAACTTTACTATACCATTGAGCAATTTGCATCCATTGAATATAAAAGCGATGTAGAACTGCTTTCTCACGTATTGAAAAATATTGTCCGCAACGAAGATATTCAAATTAAGGGAGGACGCCTTTGGAAATTTGACGCGCGAAAAGGAGTATATTGTTTAATTGCGCAAGTCGGTGAAATTGACCGCGTTCGGAATAATTTTGAATTGAGTGCTCTTGATTATCCTATGTTTCTCGACCTCGTGAATAAGCGAACAATATTAGCAACGGAAACGAACAAATATTTACGACGAAAAGGTATTTACAAATATTCAGCGACAGGCGTTGGAGAAGTTGTAAAGTGGAAAAAACATTCTGTGTTTCCGTATGTGCTTGCATTCAATTCGGAGTACATCAACGAAGCAATGTTGCAAACGATGAATGTCATCGGAAGTTCGCTTACGTCAATATTGCAGAAAAGAAAAAACGAACGCACGGCGAAAGAATTTGAACGCGATTTAGACCAAGCGCGCATCATTCAGCGACGAATTCTTCCTGAACACGAATGCACATTTCATAACTACAATTTATACGGGATTTCAATTGCAGACCGCGTTGTCGGCGGAGATTTTTTTGATTACGTTCAGAGTGATGAAAGCGACAGATTAGCAATTATGATTGGCGATGCGGCGAGTAAAGGGCTTTCTGCTGCTGCGCAAGCGTTATATACTTCGGGCGCATTGCGAATGGGAATTGTTCATCAAACAAAAATTTCCGTATTGCTTTCGCGTACAAATAAACTTTTAAACAAAACATTTGCTGATGAACGTTTTGTCTCACTTTTTTTTGGAGAACTCACGAACGATAAAAACGGTTTGCTTGTGTATTCGAACGCTGGTCATAACAATCCGGTATTACTGCATACACATAAACAGAAAGTTGAATTTCTCGAAACAACAAGCCAAGTATTAGGTCCATTTCCAGAAGCACATTTTCAGACAGAAAGTACACTGATTCATCCGAATGATATATTGTTATTGTACACCGATGGTATCATTGAAGCATCAAATGATGAAGGAAAATTTTACGGAGAGTCTCGGCTAATTGAAAAATTGTTTGAACTGCAAAAATGTTCGGCAAAGGAAATTTGCCAGTTGACAATAGAAGACGTGGAAAAATTCAGTGCAAACGGAAGCGCGTCGGACGATAAAACAATTGTCATTGTAAAACGAGAAAAATAG